DNA from Pelobacter propionicus DSM 2379:
CAGATTCTCAGCACGGTCAGACAGAGCCCCCTGGCTAGTCCATGGCGGAGAATTGATACTCGGGAATATTCGGAACAGGAGGGATAAAAACGGCAGGTCTGCGGCA
Protein-coding regions in this window:
- the yidD gene encoding membrane protein insertion efficiency factor YidD, with the protein product MCKRSLLLVISLYQRMLSPLLPQTCRFYPSCSEYSRVSILRHGLARGLCLTVLRICKCHPFHPGGYDPVP